TCTTCCCTGCTCTGGCATACTTAATTCTAGAAAAATTACTCTGTCATTTGTCAACCTGCTACGCAGTGCTTTGAGTGCCAGTAGTGACTCACTGGCTTCTTTACTTTCTCTTCAAAGGTACATTTTCCACCACAAGTACAGAAAGCCTTAAGGTTTTCAGAGACTCTGATTCTGTCTTTGTATAACTGAAATTTCTAAAAGTATGCCCCCCAAGATTATCCTGTAGAGTTAATTAGTTTCTcctagaaaacagaaaatcaagTCATCAGTTCGCCAGTTAACTGGATCACCTGGAATTTCCAGAGCAGACAGCTTTTAGGACTGTTTACTACAGTCTATTTGTGAGGAGACTAAGCTGTCTGTTACTGATTCTTAGTGCTAGGTTCAGAGAAATGTCAAAGATTAGAATCAAACTGGTGaaaatgtgaattgttttttgGGGAAATAGCTCTTAATCACATTGAAAGAGTTTATCTCTCAGGATTATTAGTGAATTTCACATCCTTTCACAAGAACCCTGCAGGTCTTtaagggtttttggggtctttggGTAGGTGATGGATTTTGCCTTTCTTATCCTCTTTAGCAGAATCCTGGAAGACTGTCAGTGCTTTAGAGAGCGTTCAGGAAACTTAATTTCAGACAAATAATAATTCATGAGCTTCACCTTTCTGTGCAGGTTTGCTATCTAGTTCTTATTATTGCCCTGGTTCCTAACTTTCAATGGGCAATTTATGTCCTACAGTTTTGACAAAGAGGATGGGATGAGGTGGAGagctgtttttttaaatcccacttatttatttctgttagcTCTTTGATTTAAACAGCAGAAGTTTGGGCAGTCAGAGGTCAGGGTGAATGGGGTGGAGTTTTCCCACAACTGCTGATGGCTTAGTGATCCTACTGTTTATGTATCCAGTCCCTCTGACGAGGATGATGTGTTCAACAGGAGAGCTTCTCCTATTTTGGGAGTGTGCTTAGAGTGGTGCTCTGAATCCTTCCTTTAAAAACATTGAGAAAATGTTAGGATGCAGTCAGGCCAGCACACAGATATATCTCCTTGGTCCTTAATGATTTCAGAGCAGCGGCGCATACGCTGAAATCTGAGTGCATACTGATGTGGTCTTGTGTTTGATGTCTTGAGGTATTTTGTATAATTGATACTGTGCAGGttcaggagcaggagggagatgGAGTCATCCTGTTAGATCACCTTATAGGGGATAACCAAAGTACTGAAGGAAACCCTAGTTTTGGGTCACTGTGGAAAGTGTCTTGCCTTGGAAACACAGGGTTTCCCAGGTAAGCAGAGATTTCCTTTCTATGCTTGCACATGGCATGCaaactgattttgtttgtttccaggAGGAGTGTTTTGTAAAGAGCATGATTGTCCCTGGTAGGAAAGATCCTAGAGTGGAAAATCTGTGAGTTAGGTCCTCATTTTCACATTGATGTAGATCTTTTTTAGGAAATATCATCGTTACATTTTCATCTTTCACTGCCACAATAAATTCAGTTCCATCACTACAAGTGACTGAGGGTAAAGGGCAGTCCTAGGCCAGTTACTGTCCTGTTACCTAGGTAAGATCAATTTTTATGACCTTAGCATCTTGGAGGAAGATAGGCTTTCCAGTTCCAAGATTCAGGGCTGCATCTAATTGTGCTTTCTGATTGCTTTGGTTAATGAAGAGGAGCAAGTACTCTTGCATGGGTGAAGACTGAGGAGAGGTTTTTTGATAACTTGCAGTGGGAATGTTCTTGGCAGGTAGCACAAGAAATCAGGTTTCCTATCTATCTATATATGATGTTGGCAGCTTTTAGTTTGCTGGGTGACTGTACTTGTTCCTGTTCTTAGTATCCAGTAAAATGGAGCAGCAGTTTGGCCACTGGAGACACTGCAGCACAGTATTCTTAGCTGGATGTCTTGTTTTAGAAGATCAATCTGTTGAAATTGGATTAGGTGGAGAAAGCAATAGCTACACTAAAATTAGACCACAAAGTCTGGAGTCTCAGTTGAACAAGCATAAGATCAGTGGGGAGGCACAGGGTATGGAAATAGTCCCCTCCAGGCATGGATGTGAGGGGGGCCCAGTGGTGGGAGGACACTcctgtgctcccctgggtgGTCACTGGGGCTCTGGAGGTGTGTGGCCTGGCTGAACCATGGTGTCAGCATCCAGAGTGCCTCATTCAAGCATTAGGAGTGTGTGCTAATGCAAAGGTGAGTTCCCGGGCTGTGAGTCTGAGAAAACAGCTTTGGAACTTAAGAAATACCTTTTGACTTTTTGCAAGATCAGAATAATTAACTTAGTGATAATTATGAATGAAAACTTTCACATTATATCTAAAGTAACAGCTCTCACTTTGAAAGACTGAGGCTGCTCCTAGTCTGGAGACACCAAGAGGGGAATAGCTGATGCAGCAGTAAGCTCAGTTTGCAATTGCAGTTTTGTGGGGCTTGTGTGTATTTACATTAGATGGAGGGCATTGTTAGTATCAATTAAAATAATCCCATCACTGTCAATAATAATTAAATCTTGTTAATTGTAGGCAATTAGTCTGTGGATTAGGCTTGAATTCTGTTCCATTGATTGAAAGATGCGGGGAAGTCCCTCTCTGATACAAATGCTGTTGTACAATTCTGATGTTCCTTACATATCACTAAGTACAAAACCAGAAATAGCTGTCAAAAATGAACGAAGGTGAAGACAACACAGAGGATAATCTAATCCCCACCAAAATCCCTGAGGGGTTAAAACTGAGTgttaaaaagaaacctttgttGTTTGTCCATGAGGTcaattaggttttttttttttttttttccagctgaataCCTGAAAAATGGCCGATTAATTCCCTAACTTGCTTTGATCAAAAGACACATCTTGgaactaaaaataaatgttttttagTTTTTGCAGAAAGTAAAGTATTTGCATTACATTTGTGCCTCCCTAGTTAAGACAAAATGTCAGACCTGTAGATAAATCAGATAGGCTGCTCTGATGAGGTTTCCAGGTCTGGCCCTGAGGAACCTATGAAGGAATGAATCACTGCAGATTCCAAGGCCATTAATACATCTAACTACATGAGGAAAATAATCCTAATTAATCATCAATGTTAAATCTAAATACTGCTCCTCTAAacataaggaaataaaaaagaagaggCTCTTCTAAAACCCATGGAGTAATTCGCTCCATTCATTTGTATTCATTAGTATCTACTGCCTGGAGGTGTTCATAACCAAAGCTACGTATTAAGACACAGTATGTTAATGCAGGAACAGAATATTTTAGCATaaaactgtaatttaaaaagtaGCTGACCTTAGGCACTTGCTTCATTGACTTTCTTCCTGTTTCTTTGAGACCCATTCTCATAAGTACTAAATAAATGGCAAGAGTAATTATTCTTGTCAGTATAAGTCTCTGTACTGGTTTAATGAGAAATCTTTGTCATAAGAAGTTTAGAGGTCTTAATTTTGTTCCCAGTAGATCCCATGCCTTTAAATTCAGTAGTTAGGGGCCTGGGGgtttggaaatattttggatGTTATTGAATGAAGTGAGTGAATGACAGCAGCAATTCTGTAGAAACATTGATACTGACTAATTTGCTGAAAGTGTCTATACAGACATGCAAATGAAGAGTGGAGAGACCCTTGTGAGCACCAGAACTGATGCTCTGTGGCTTGGGGAGCTACACAGGGTTCTGCTCAGACAGGGCAGAGCATCAAAGGACAGAGATGGCTGGATGGAGGGCCCTGCTAGAGTTTATTCACAGGATTTGCAGAGGAGTATTGCCCGAGCAGGTTGAATGACGCAGCAGATAAACTGCAGCTGAGAGGAACCAGCTAGGGAAGGGAAGTCCAGGCTGCAGAGGGTTAGGAGTTGGGTTTCAGCATCTCAGAGCAgatccccaggggctgttgggAAGCTGGTGCCTGGTGCAGGTCTGGTGTCTGGGCCTGAAGCAGCAGAGTGGAGGCCTGAGTCCCAGCATCAGCATTTCCTTGCCTTGGGGCtccttttccattaaaaattcaGGCAGCTGAGGTCCCTTCAACAACAGAAGGCAGAAAACTAAGGAAGGATTGCTAGTGGCTAGGGAAATAGGAGGGAAAGCAATTTTAACAAGTTTTTCACAATTAATTGCAGTCTTAAgtgatgctttaaaaatatttttggtagCTGTTGGGTAGTTTACGTACTAATGGGGTAGAGGGAAAtcatgcagagaaaagaatgatttATACTTCATAATTATTGTGAGATGTTTTGAATTGATAATATGCAGGGAAAGTTTAAGTTTAGTTGCTGCACTAACATTACAGACAGCTTTGTAGGCAGCTGGGTTTACAAGAAGTAGTTGATACTGAAAAGACAATCACATGTCTGGCTGAGTATTTTCTCAAGAGGAGTTAGAAAATATATCCTAAAGGTAAAGGCTTTGGATTTCTTGTCTGGCTGTccattttcctgcagtgctttgtAGTTGTTGTACACAGAAATGACCAGAATAACTTCTTTTCCAAACAAGTGGGGAGACGAGAGTGCGATATATCTGCTTTGAAACTGGACATAACGTACACAACTGGGGTACTGCCTCCTCACAGCTGTAGCAAGCTGGTGAGATCTGGAGGACAGTTTAATAGCTGCAAATGTCACTCATGTAAACTTGCTATCTCTAATGCTGCAGTCAGTCAAGTCGCTTTATATCTCAGTATATTTTATAGCTCAGTAGGGAACTGAATCGTGGGAAGGAATAAGATGTTGTGTTTTGAGGTTCAGAAGAACATTAATTATCTTTACATAAATGTACCTTTTCTATTATTTATGCATTTGTGGAATGGCCAAAGAAAACctgctaatttttttaaaatgtaattattcCACAGGATCCTTCAAACCAAAAAtgtggaagaaagaaaacagtgtcCTTCAGCAGCATGCcatcagagaagaaaataagcaGTGCCAGCGACTGTATCAGCTTTATGCAGGCTGGGTGTGAATTGAAGAAAGTTCGTCCAAATTCTCGGATTTATAACCGTTTTTTTACTCTGGATCCTGACCTGCAGGCTCTTCGCTGGGAGCCTTCCAAGAAGGATCTGGACAAAGCCAAGCTTGATATCTCTGCTATAAAAGAAATCAGACTAGGGAAGAACACAGAGACATTCAGGAATAATGGACTAGCAGATCAGATTTCTGAGGACTGTGCACTGTCAGTAATTCATGGTGAGAACTATGAGTCCCTTGACTTGGTTGCCAATTCAGCTGATGTGGCCAATATTTGGGTATCAGGATTAAGGTACTTAGTTTCTCGTAGCAAACAACCCCTGGACTTGATGGAAAACAGCCATAATACCCCACGGTTTGCCTGGTTAAAAGCTGTATTTGAAGCAGCAGATGTTGATGGCAATGGCATAATGTTAGAAGATACAGCTGTGGAACTAATAAAGAAGCTTAACCCCACCTTAAAGGAATCAAAGATTAGATTAAAATTTAAGGAAAttcagaaaagcaaagagaaactGACAACACGAGTGACAAAAGAAGAGTTTTGTGAAGCGTTCAGTGAGCTTTGCACAAGACCTGAAGTGTATTTCTTGCTTGTGCAGATATCCAAAAACAAAGAGTACCTGGATGCCAATGACCTCATGCTGTTTTTAGAGGCTGAGCAAGGAGTGACCCACATAACAGAAGAAATGTGTCTAGATATTATACGCAGGTATGAGCTTTCTGAAGAGGGGCGCTTGAAAGGTTTTCTTGCCATTGATGGGTTTACTCAATACTTACTGTCCTCAGAGTGTGATATTTTTGACCCAGAGCACAAAAAAATTGTCCAAGACATGACACAGCCTTTGTCACATTACTACATCAATGCATCCCACAATACATATCTAATAGAAGACCAGCTCAGAGGGCCGGCTGATATCAATGGTTATGTCAGAGCTCTGAAGATGAGCTGCCGCAGTATTGAACTGGACGTCTGTGATGGCCCAGATAATGAACCCATTATTTGTAACCGCAACAACATGACATCGCCGCTTGCCTTTCGAAATGTCATTGAAGTAATAAACAAATTGGCCTTCTTTGCCTCAGAATACCCTCTTATTCTGTGCTTGGGGAACCACTGCTCTGTACAGCAGCAGAAGGTGGTGGTGCAGCACATGAAAAGAATCTTTGGAAACAAGCTGTACACAGAGGCACCTTTATCCTCAGAAGCCTACCTCCCATCacctgaaaaactgaaaatgaagaTCATtgtgaagggaaagaaactgCCCTGCAACCAGGATGTATTAGAAGGAGAGGTCACAGATGAGGATGAAGAGGCTGAAATATCCCGAAGACTTTCAGAGGACTTCTCAAGGGAATCAAAGCTGATCTGGCTCTGCAAGGAGTTGTCTGACTTGGTGTCCCTTTGCAAATCTATCCAGTACAAAGACTTTGAGACATCCATGAAATCTCAAAATTATTGGGAAATGTGCTCCTTCAGTGAGGCAGAAGCCAGTCGGATTGCAAACGAATACCCTGAAGATTTTGTTAACTACAACAAAAAGTTTCTGTCCAGGGTATATCCGAGTGCAATGAGGATAGACTCCAGTAACTTAAATCCTCAAGATTTTTGGAACTGTGGTTGCCAGATAGTGGCAATGAACTATCAGACCCCAGGGCCCATGATGGACCTACACACTGGTTGGTTTCTACAGAACGGGGGGTGCGGGTATGTTCTCAGGCCCTCAGTGATGCGTGACGAGGTGTCTTACTTCAGCGCAAATACCAAGGGCATTGTTCCTGGGGTCTCCCCACAGGTCCTACACGTCAAAATTATCAGTGGGCAGAATTTTCCAAAGCCCAAGGGTGCGTGTGCAAAAGGGGATGTCATAGATCCCTATGTCTGCATAGAAATACACGGGATTCCTGCAGACTGCACCGAACAAAGAACTAAAACTGTGCAGCAGAACAGTGATAACCCTATTTTTGATGAAAGCTTTGAGTTCCAGATCAATCTACCGGAGCTGGCCATGATCCGCTTTGTTGTTTTGGATGATGACTACATTGGGGATGAGTTCATAGGACAGTACACCATCCCACTGGAGTGCTTACAGCCCGGATACAGGCACATCCCACTGCGCTCGTTTGTTGGCGACATCATGGAGCACGTTACCCTCTTTGTTCACATTGCAATAACCAACCGAAGTGGAGGCGGGAAGGCACAGAAGCGTAGCCTCTCAGTGAGGATAGGGAAGAAGGCAAGGGAGTACACCATGCTGAGGAACACTGGTCTCAAGGTTATTGATGACATCTTCAAGCTGGCAGTGCACCCATTGCGAGAGGCCACTGACATGAGAGAAAATATGCAGGTATGAGACTTCCATTGTATGTGTTGGTGTGGCCCGAGTGTGGAAGTGAAGTCctggtgtgtgctgctgctAGGGCAGGCTCACTAAAGCTGGTGGAAGCTGGGGAAATTTCAGACCcacagctctgtcagcctttAAATGGACATTGGCAGGCTGATAGTTACAGGTGCTAACTAACAAGCAAACGTAGGATTAGgcagaaatgttttaaaaatcaatgaCACATTGATTTTTAATGCCCTTTCCTAATGTGTTTTACcggttgatttttttccctgaggaaGCAGAATTGAGGGTACATTAGTGTCCCCTGCCTCTGGTCCCAAAGACTGTATTTCCTCATTGGTTCTATAAAGCATCAACAAGCTTTTGTTTTGCTATTTGAGTGAGAGTTATGCTCTTAATTTTCTTTGGTGAAATACAAGGAGCAGTCAGTGAATGTGTCATTAAGATCTTGTGTACACCAAAGAAACCCACTGTGCAAAGAGCAGCATGTTTTCCTGAGTGTGTGTTGCCACTGtttgccccagggctgcagatgTTCAACGTAGGCAGTGAATGCCACTTGGATTGCAGTTTCCTCCCTGCTGAATAGCTGTTTTGTCTGGGCTGGTTGAGGGCTGGCACAGACACCAGTGCCGTGTCTTGGCTCAGAAGGTCCCCTGGCACCCTGTCCATGCTGCTGCatgcagcagagcctgctgtggCCAGCGGCATCAGGGCCCAGGTGCACAGCACTGTCACAAGCAAGGGCTGGGGTTGGACCTTGGTGCGTGGCAGCATGTGAAGCGGCAGCAAAGCCAAACAACAGCATCCCCAGTGCTCTCTTCTGTGGTGGGAGCAACTGGGGGTTGATTAAGGGACAGCTCAATTCTGAGCTTTAGGCACTGCCTAGAAACAAAACTGCGTTGCATTAAACAATGGGTTTTCCATAATAAATAGCTGGAATCAGCTGTAGCTATCTCCTTGGTAAAGATACAGAAacagttcatttttttctctcgaaaacaggagaaaaacatGTAGCACTTCATTGACCCCACTTTTCTGGATGGAGTCTAAAGCAATGAAATGTTGACAGCTGGAAAAGTTTGCAAAATGACATAAGCTTTAAATCACTCTCAAAGGAATTGTCTCAGCATATTTTTAAGA
This genomic window from Ammospiza caudacuta isolate bAmmCau1 chromosome 8, bAmmCau1.pri, whole genome shotgun sequence contains:
- the PLCL1 gene encoding inactive phospholipase C-like protein 1 — encoded protein: MAEAAGGREQPAAGRAPPDAAYRAEGEPEPASLDAGGKRRERRSGVSAVGTAERFPGGSLGPAAAPDPDACLLEAAKATPRRSSIIKDPSNQKCGRKKTVSFSSMPSEKKISSASDCISFMQAGCELKKVRPNSRIYNRFFTLDPDLQALRWEPSKKDLDKAKLDISAIKEIRLGKNTETFRNNGLADQISEDCALSVIHGENYESLDLVANSADVANIWVSGLRYLVSRSKQPLDLMENSHNTPRFAWLKAVFEAADVDGNGIMLEDTAVELIKKLNPTLKESKIRLKFKEIQKSKEKLTTRVTKEEFCEAFSELCTRPEVYFLLVQISKNKEYLDANDLMLFLEAEQGVTHITEEMCLDIIRRYELSEEGRLKGFLAIDGFTQYLLSSECDIFDPEHKKIVQDMTQPLSHYYINASHNTYLIEDQLRGPADINGYVRALKMSCRSIELDVCDGPDNEPIICNRNNMTSPLAFRNVIEVINKLAFFASEYPLILCLGNHCSVQQQKVVVQHMKRIFGNKLYTEAPLSSEAYLPSPEKLKMKIIVKGKKLPCNQDVLEGEVTDEDEEAEISRRLSEDFSRESKLIWLCKELSDLVSLCKSIQYKDFETSMKSQNYWEMCSFSEAEASRIANEYPEDFVNYNKKFLSRVYPSAMRIDSSNLNPQDFWNCGCQIVAMNYQTPGPMMDLHTGWFLQNGGCGYVLRPSVMRDEVSYFSANTKGIVPGVSPQVLHVKIISGQNFPKPKGACAKGDVIDPYVCIEIHGIPADCTEQRTKTVQQNSDNPIFDESFEFQINLPELAMIRFVVLDDDYIGDEFIGQYTIPLECLQPGYRHIPLRSFVGDIMEHVTLFVHIAITNRSGGGKAQKRSLSVRIGKKAREYTMLRNTGLKVIDDIFKLAVHPLREATDMRENMQNAMVSVKELCGLPPIASLKQCILTLSSRLVSSDNVPSVALCMKDTFPYLEPLGTVPDVQKKVLAAYDLMIQESRVLIETADTTHDKIVQCQKAGMEFHEELHNLGTKEGLKGRKLSKAIESFAWNITVLKGQGDLLKNAKNEALENMKQIQLACLSCGLSKAGSGQADAKAKRGLEAIQEKDTGDENGRL